The DNA region GACCTTGTCCAAATATGATGCCTCTTTGAAACCTTCGGTCTCATAAAGAACAGAAGAGAGAGACATTAATGCTCGGCGGATATAAGCATTACGTGTCACCACCGGTTCaggttcagcagcagtcTCTTCATTCTCattatcttcatcgacCTCGGTttcttcgtcctcgtcctgCTCCACTTCGTCCTCTGGGgccttctcttcaacttcttcctcttcttgctgctcttcctcttcggGAATGGCAgtgcttgaagaaaatgcaTCAAAAGGATCTTGTACAAAAGTGACCGTATTGGCCTCATGATCGATCTGGAATGATACATAATCTTCAATAGCGGCCTGCAAAAGAGCTTTCTCCAAATCCCAGTAAGTCATATCCAAAGGTGCAGGTAGAGTGGCCATTTTGTACAACTCATCAATGTTGATGACTTCATGCTCTTGCGAAGCACTAACGAAGATTTTCCTAACgatcaagcttctcaatgaagaagaatagTCTGCAAAATAGCTTTTAGAGGTCAATTTCGACAGCAAAGAAGCCAGACCTTCCTTGATGGTAGAGACGTTGTAGTtgacttcaagaagctcataTAGCTGTTTGACCTCTGGGTCGACTCTAGAGTAGATGTCTTCCTGCAATGCGGCTTCCAAAGTCTCCTTCTTACTTGGCTTTGACTCAAAGTTCAACAAGCGGTTTAGACGCATTTGAGGGTCATAGCCAACGGTAGGCAAATAATCAGGTTGGATAGCCAAAGCTGACAACATCACAATAGAAGCATAGCGCTGCAACTCCTCTTCCTTGGCGTTTTCATTGGTGAGGtagagcttgaagaatttttgCCAAGCAGCCGTATGCAAAGTCTGATTGCCAGAGATGTAAAAGACCTTGGCTAAGTTTTCATAATAGTTGGCCAAGGTGGATGGTTTGGGTTGCTTTTTAGACATTTTCATCAAGTGATAAACATCTTCAATAGATTTGAATGCTTCATGCCACAACTCCAATTTCACGCAAACATTCACCAAATGGAATCTTTGCTCCAAATAACGTTGCAAAGTCGAGTCGTCGCCCAAGTCCACGATGTTACTTCCACTCTTGTTTTGCTGGTAGTTGGCAGCATCCAAGTGCTGACGAAGCATCTCTGCCAATCTCTTAAACTCGTTCTTACGGTTGTATTTCAAACAGAACTGCATGGATCTGCTGACTACACCAGAATAAGTGATCTCCAAATGAGAATTGTTTCTCAATAGATCTAGAACGGCACGATATGATTCCCAAGTGAATTTTAACCACGATGTTACAGCCTCATCGTTAAAGCCACCGACGGATTGGTCTTGCTGGTAAGCAGAAATCAGCAAGTTCTCTGGGGTAATACCACCTTCCaaatcgtcatcctcttccTTCTGGAGCTCTTCGGCCTTGGCCTGTTCGGAAGCCATCTTGGTCTCAACCAAGTCGATGTACTTACGGGCAACAGCACCGACGGAAGCTAGACCTTCTGGGGAACCCTGAACAAGTTTCTTATATTGATGTAAACCATCTTTAATAAATCTACCTCTCTTCAATTCCACACCAAGCTCCAAAAACCTAAAGACAATGGGCTCAATAGCAGAAGGTTGGGCCCAACGAATTCTTCTTGCGGTTAGATAATCGTAAAGCGACTGTAGCGCTGCTGGACGCTGGCCAACAGAGATCAGTTCATCAGCccttttcaaagcattttcTGGACGTAAGGGAGGAGGTGCCATAGCTGAAATACGCCCTTCTTAAAGTTCCACTTAGCAGCTAAGTGTTTGAATCTCATCGTTCTATCGTTCTATATGGGCTTTAAGCTCATCTCGGTCTATaagcttgaaaatttttcacgTTACCCGGACCCCGTCTTAGGCTGAGATTAAGCTAGAGATTTATGCTTTCAAtaagttgaagaagctattTGTTCTATGTCTCACCTTGTGCTATTGGCTATGCTCTAAGAGTGTGAGTCTCATCTGTATCTATCATATAGATATATGTAGAAAATTCTCCGGGACGATATTCTATGAAGATTGAGCCATCAGCTCGATAATCTCGCTGACCGGATCATCATCATGTCTAGCGGTCTCGATGTTTGTCAAGGCCTTCTTGATGCCTATGTTGAGTTTCGGACAAAGCTGCGACAGCTGATTTATCACGCTAACTCTTTCCTCATCgctcaagaagtttgagTCGATCATGACGTTATTAAACTCATCCATGGTCGTCATGTTAGGAACGGCAATCTCACTGTCAAAGCAGCTTAAGATGTCCATTTGCTGTAATACGGAATAGGCAGAAGTTGTGGTCATGAGTAGCAGGCGACGGTCTTGAGGCGGCTTGCGTTTTAGGGCAACCTTCAAAACTTGCAGGATGTTGTTTGAAAACCTTGGGCCAATGGGGACCCAATCCACTAATGTCTCCAGAGAATCGATAACCAGAATATTTAGCGGGGACTTGTAAGCATCTCTGAAAGTGTTATCGATGTAGGTGATTTTAGCACCCTCAGACATGCCGGACAACTCTGTAGGAGAGATCAATCTGATGAAAGGAAATTCGGATTTCAAGGCTATGGCGGCGGCTAAAGCGGTCTTACCAGAGCCTGCAGGACCGTGAAGGAGCAATGAAACAAGTCTCGACTTTTCGCTTTCGCGCACTTGGCGAACATAGCGACCGCCGTTCTTCAAGATAGAGTCCACTCGGTCCGAATATCTTATCATTCCACCTTCCACACAGGTTTTGAGGTCTTCCTCGCTAATACCGAAGGCGGGTGTGACTTCTTCGAGTGCATTCAAGAAATCCTCACGAGTCACCCGCAGTTTGGCGATATCTTTGGGATTCAGCTTGGTAGCTCCTTTGCCAATGCTGACTGTTTTGTTGATAGCAAAGGAACTGGCACTCTTAACTAAACCCTCGATTTCGGCACCAGAGAAATTCTTAGTTAATGCGGCCAACTCTGCCAGATTAACGTCTTTGTCCATCATTTTGTTCTCACGCATCGTTCTGGTCTGaatctcgaagatctgAAGTCTACCTTTTTCGTCAGGTAAATGAATTTCTACTTGCACTTCAAATCTGCCAGGCCGTAGTAGCGCATTGTCAATCAAATCTTTTCTATTTGTCATACCGATGACTAAAATGTTGTTCAACTGATCGACACCATCCATTTTGGCTAGGAGCTGATTGACGACATTGTCACCAACACCCGTACCATCACCACGAGAGCCTCTCTGCTTAAAAACCGaatccagctcatcgaagatgatgatatgTAAGGATGATTCTTCACCTTTTGCCCTGTATTCAGCTTCTGCATCTTTGAACAGATTACGAATGTTTTCCTCAGAGGACCCAACGTATTTACTCAGGATTTCGGGACCGTTGACTATTTTGGGTTCTTTCGCATTCAGCATAGTCCCTATCTTTCTAGCGATCAGCGTCTTACCCGTACCTGGAGGTCCATACAAGAGAAGGCCTTTAACGTGCGAGATACCcagcttttcgatgacCGATGGGGGGAAAATCCTACTGGCGAAAGCTCTTCTGAAAATCTTGGTAAACTCCCTGTCAAGCCCTCCGACTCCAAGGTCTTCAAACTTAAAATCAGCCCTAATCACAGCGTCGGACCTAGGCCTCAAGGAATTGTTAGCCTTCAGGTTGACAAGACCATCCCTTCCTTTAAAAAAGTTGATCTGCGTTTGCTTGGTCAGTATGCCCTTGGCCTCGATCCCAGACGACACCGGGGCCACAGGTTCAACCTCTCCTAGGTCAATTGTCTGCAGATTTCTTATCTTCAAATCGAATATATGACCCTTGAAttcaaagatcaaataCTGGGTAGGAGAAAAAATCTGAGATTCAAAGCACTTAGAGAAGTGCAGTGCCAGTTCGTCCTGGTCGAAGGCGGTATTTACCGCCTTGCCCCTCGATCTAAAGGAAATGTCGATGTCAATAGAGCCGAGATAAGAATGCTTTCCAGAATAcctgaaaagatcaaacgCTCTTGCTTGAACCTCTTGATTCAACGACCATCCTCCCCAAGTCCGCTGGTTACCATTAAAACCGATTGTGCCTGCGGCGAGTTCATTTGAATGCCTGGTAGTGAACACGAACAAATTGTCCACCAATATGTATATATTATCGGGAAAGTCAGCTGGAGAGACTGCTGCAACGTTTGCCAACGCATATGAGTTGTTCGGACAATTTGCAACGTATAAATGTCGAGCTTTTGAATCCACGTTACTCATATCTGGGGGAACATGATTCGCCGTAGCCCTGCCGAATGAAGGTAACTTAAACTTCTCCATGTTTTAAGCTGCAAATGGTCTTACTGATAAAACACAACAGCTTACTCAGTATTAGATACAAGTCTATGGATTACTCTTAATTAAGTGATTAGGAGTTAAGAAGCGCGTAAGATCAAGCTATATAATGAAGAACGTAGTTAACGATGCTACAAGGCTAGAGTCGTCGCCATTGAGATTTGAAGAGCGCTAATGAGCTCCAGAGAAGTTCTCAGCCAGTATCTACTTGGCAATCAGTTGACCAGTCAAATAACTTTGGAGGAATTCCAGAAGATTGCGAGCAAGAGTCTTGGGTATGAGACAAGCGCAGTAGTgtcaaaggaaaagatggaaGAGTGGTATGAGGCCTATCAAGAACGAGACCGAATAGAGCGGGAGTCGATTAAATCTCGAGTTGATcagtttttgaaaagaattgAACGCGATGAATTGTGCAAACTGGAAACGTCGCAATTAAAGGAATCATTTACTCTAGAAGAGCTTGTGGATAATCTGTATACTGTGGATCAAGTTCTAGATTCGAAACTAGAGGCATTGAATAGCAGTTTTGAAGCGACTGCGGATGTATTTGGCCAATTTAGCGATATTCTGGCAAAGGCGAACCAGCGGAACAGAGAATGGGACGAAGATCTTGTGGACAGACTAGCTGAGTACAGAAAGATGCTACAGACGGAAACTAACCTCGAATAATGATACTTTAACAGCAGGTTTCTGCATCGACCCCCGGGCTTTTGTATTCGTCGCCCAGCCACTGGAAAACTTCGTACTTAGAGTTCAGCAGATGGTTGTCATGCATGCTATAAGCATCGCCGCTACTGCTTTTCAAGCAGCCGGTGACCTGCATGGGCTGCAGGAATATGCACCGTTTAATCCTTGAGTGAATTAGTGCCATCGAGCACATGGAACATGGTTCGTGAGTTGTGTAGACATCATAATTGAGACAAAGGTATGCTCCAGTTCCACTCGGCGCATCTGAcattttttccttctctgcaACCAGTTTAATTCCTGTCATAATGCTGTGGTCCAAAGATGTGCATTTGTTTTCCGTTCGTCGATCGATCGCATAAATTGGGTTATCTTTCTCCTGGGGATTGACAAATGCAGTTACAATGGGAACCTTATTGCCCTTATCGGCCTCCAGTTGCGCCAAATCTGATATACTACCAAGCATTTTGTTGATGTGGCTCATATCGAACGTGTAATCGTTGAGAATTTGATCGTTGGGATTTCCACACCACGTCAGCGGCCAATATTTCCGAGACCATTCAAGCATCAATTCCTTTGTTGGAGCTCCTTGACGAGGTACCTCGTTTTCGTCGCTCAAATTCTCAAACAATACGTTACTTTCGGCCAGCACAGAGTACACTAACGATCTGCTGTTGAACAAGTCATAAGAACAAATAATGATTACAAGCTTTTTCGGGTCCCCGGCTTTTTTCCTGATTCTTTTGATATGCGTGAATGTGAGAGGATCATCTGGCTGAAGCCTCCGGCGAATGAAGCTACGGCAAGGAGGTTAGTCGATTGTTCTAACAGGCGTAGATGGAAATGGCTGCTCGTGGTGTACATACTCTATGATCGGCTTGGAGCTTCTGGCCTCAATCTCAATTGTCCATACGCGAGCTATTGTGGTAATCGTTAGCAGACATTCTGATCAATGACACAATGAAAGGAATACATACCAAGATCAGGTTCATTCCAATTCTGCTTACTTCTGATCTGAAGCAGACGGTCTTCGATTATGCACTTTTCATAATCGATTTTCAGTGGATTCAAGGCCTTTTTCACCATTATACTTCTGttatcttcaaagactggACGGTTTTTGATGCTGAATCGATTAAAGGAACGAAGGACACAGTTTCAAATGCTGTTTACTGACGCTAGACAACCGTCAGGACGAACTTCATTAATTGCGTTGGCCCTTTTCCTAAGCGAAAAATATCACTAAGATCTAGCAACTTTCCAGCGATGCCGTTGGTCAATAGTTTCGCTTGTGGCCCTTATTGAGATGTACTAGCTTGCAGAGTGTTACTGGTACTTGATCGAATAAACGATTACTAGTTGATCCTAGCGGCAGGGTAACACATCCTACTACTACGGTCCATTTAAGTTGGCATCTAGCCAAGAGGGTATTAAGCCGATATGATCAGATGAAATGATTCGTACTGCTCTGCCTTTTGTTTGCTCTGTTTTCTCTCTCCTACAGTGGCGAATGTTACTCGAATGAAATGTTTAGAATCGTATTTGAAGGACGACCTGAAGATTGACTTCGCGAGCTTGCAAGGTCAGGAAACTTACGCTTGCAAGCATTTCAATGGCCTTTCGGAATTACTGTTGAGATGCTATGTCTATCCGAATGAAAGACAATTACCACTACCGGCCTTTTCCGAGGCGGATAATCATAGCTTTGTTGTGGATCAATGCATCAGCTTTCTGCTGTCCCAGAAATTTTACAGCAATCTGCTGACTTATGGATATAGAATGGGATCTAACCAGAATATTGGTTCGGCCCTTCACTGTGTTGATGTGAATTCCTGCGTAGCGGTCATCAAAAGTGTCCCGTGGCAATTATTTCGTGATGTTTTTGGAACGCAGCAATTTGCTAATCTGATTGTTAACCATAGTCTATTTCTCTACAATGAAGAATATTTCTCACAGGTTTCAGGTGACAGAATAAACAGTTCATACTGCCTTCCGCCTTCGCGGCTGGGAAAATTGGAAGATCGATTAAATGACTTTGATGCACCGTTTAAAGTAGCAAGCTTCCTGTACAAAAACTCTTTCGGGTTCAAGCACAAGCGAATACTCCCTTCGAGGAAGGGCTATCTGTTTTTAAGGGAATCGTTGACCCAAGGATGTCCTGTGCGTATCAGTGGCATCATTGTGCGCCAAATGGATGCTGCGTTGCTCAGATTATTGCGAAGACATCATGGTGGAATAAAGTATCTgcagatcttcaacaatttgTGCCCCAAACCCAAGTCAAACAATCACCTTGACGCTCAGACACCAACAGACCATGTTCTCAGATTTCTGATAGTTGTGCTGGAAAAGCTAGTGACTGACGAGCTGTTTGGTTCAAAGAGAAATAAAGCCGCGGTGTTCAAATATGTATCGAAAATACTGAAACTACCCATCAGAGGCTCTCTCTATATTGAGGAGATTGCAGCTTGTTTGAAAGTTAAGGACTTCCAGGTGTTTCGACCGCCAAGTAGTCTATTTTCTAGACACGATTTTGAGGCAGCCAAttttttgatgagatcaTTCGTTTCGTGGCTATTCAAGACGGTGATTCCGGCTATTATATCTACGTTCTTTTATTGCACCGAAATATCCTCCTTCACCACTACACTGTTCTTCCGGCAAGATATATGGAACGAAATGTCGTTGCCATTTTTACAGAACTACCTTGATAATTTCATGGTTGAGAATACTAAGTGCAGAAATCATGAAAGTTACACATTATCAAAGTTCAATCATCATAAGGTGCGCATCATTCCCAAGAAAAGCAAAGGAGAGTTTAGAGTAATAGCGATCCCTATGAAAGGAGCAGATAGCGAGGAGTTTAAGGATTTCCAGCAGAATTTCCGGAATGTTATCTGCCCCGTTCAATGCGTACTCGAGTTCctgagaagcagaagaaagaccCATTTTGGCAAGTTGTACTCTGTCAACCAAATTGGTACTCATTTGGGGAAGTTCAAGGCTTCACTGCTCAACAAATATGGAGAAGTTCCAAAACTGCATTACCTCAAGTTCGACATTAATTCATGCTATGATTTTATTCCACGTGAGAAGGTGTTGAGCGTTATTAGGAAGGCCTTAATGAATGATTGTGGTTTTTTTGTGAGATCCCAATCATATTACGACACAAGGAAAGGAATTCTCAGGATTCGGAATGTTGTCAACGGTTGCCGGAAACcgaagaaggaggaagtTTATATCGATAACGTCAGGACGTTTTTCGTTAGTGCAGATGATCTGATTCACACTGTTATGACTGAGCTTTTTCAGTCCGCACTCTCTTTCAATGGTAAGTGCTATCTCAGAAAGACTGGCCTTTTTCAAGGCACCAGCCTCTCGGCACTCTTGGTTGATCTTGTGTATGACGAGCTATTGGAGCACTATGATATATTTcattcttccaaagaggaCGACACCATTGTCCTTCGGTTAGCCGACGATTTCTTGGTTCTGTCTACTAGTGGATCGAGAATTGCAAGAgccagagaagaagttttaAATGGGTTCACAGAATTCAACGCTGAGG from Torulaspora globosa chromosome 3, complete sequence includes:
- the RPG1 gene encoding translation initiation factor eIF3 core subunit a (ancestral locus Anc_3.303); the encoded protein is MAPPPLRPENALKRADELISVGQRPAALQSLYDYLTARRIRWAQPSAIEPIVFRFLELGVELKRGRFIKDGLHQYKKLVQGSPEGLASVGAVARKYIDLVETKMASEQAKAEELQKEEDDDLEGGITPENLLISAYQQDQSVGGFNDEAVTSWLKFTWESYRAVLDLLRNNSHLEITYSGVVSRSMQFCLKYNRKNEFKRLAEMLRQHLDAANYQQNKSGSNIVDLGDDSTLQRYLEQRFHLVNVCVKLELWHEAFKSIEDVYHLMKMSKKQPKPSTLANYYENLAKVFYISGNQTLHTAAWQKFFKLYLTNENAKEEELQRYASIVMLSALAIQPDYLPTVGYDPQMRLNRLLNFESKPSKKETLEAALQEDIYSRVDPEVKQLYELLEVNYNVSTIKEGLASLLSKLTSKSYFADYSSSLRSLIVRKIFVSASQEHEVINIDELYKMATLPAPLDMTYWDLEKALLQAAIEDYVSFQIDHEANTVTFVQDPFDAFSSSTAIPEEEEQQEEEEVEEKAPEDEVEQDEDEETEVDEDNENEETAAEPEPVVTRNAYIRRALMSLSSVLYETEGFKEASYLDKVRIARESLIAQTQEIIDDTKRISEERAKRSQERKQEYLASVALNAEQDVELRQKRIMEERAAIEARMEEEAQRRLVEKKKRELEALKLREVKNFIDEVNKKGQVYIDPEQAKNMDIKDARKIIVEQLSKDQQELDERMNFALKKLDHYERALRKVELPLLQKEADALKDVDLGKYEAMKQKILESAKAEHEAKLADHQRLTQVFGDYEKLRNRLRAQYDERFGKVHAENQAKLEAAKKARIQEVRQQRYEELVAKRKEEIALKEREERIRKQAELTKKQDEIARKQRELEEAAARRQATSAVPTASTRADPFGRAQRSKEDMDRIANRQREMEEAAARKQSTTSGPRTDPFGRSQRSKEDMDRIAARQREMEEAAAKKQAGAATAQPAATEGSRPMTYAEKMRAKRAARNTGN
- the SEC18 gene encoding AAA family ATPase SEC18 (ancestral locus Anc_3.304); translated protein: MEKFKLPSFGRATANHVPPDMSNVDSKARHLYVANCPNNSYALANVAAVSPADFPDNIYILVDNLFVFTTRHSNELAAGTIGFNGNQRTWGGWSLNQEVQARAFDLFRYSGKHSYLGSIDIDISFRSRGKAVNTAFDQDELALHFSKCFESQIFSPTQYLIFEFKGHIFDLKIRNLQTIDLGEVEPVAPVSSGIEAKGILTKQTQINFFKGRDGLVNLKANNSLRPRSDAVIRADFKFEDLGVGGLDREFTKIFRRAFASRIFPPSVIEKLGISHVKGLLLYGPPGTGKTLIARKIGTMLNAKEPKIVNGPEILSKYVGSSEENIRNLFKDAEAEYRAKGEESSLHIIIFDELDSVFKQRGSRGDGTGVGDNVVNQLLAKMDGVDQLNNILVIGMTNRKDLIDNALLRPGRFEVQVEIHLPDEKGRLQIFEIQTRTMRENKMMDKDVNLAELAALTKNFSGAEIEGLVKSASSFAINKTVSIGKGATKLNPKDIAKLRVTREDFLNALEEVTPAFGISEEDLKTCVEGGMIRYSDRVDSILKNGGRYVRQVRESEKSRLVSLLLHGPAGSGKTALAAAIALKSEFPFIRLISPTELSGMSEGAKITYIDNTFRDAYKSPLNILVIDSLETLVDWVPIGPRFSNNILQVLKVALKRKPPQDRRLLLMTTTSAYSVLQQMDILSCFDSEIAVPNMTTMDEFNNVMIDSNFLSDEERVSVINQLSQLCPKLNIGIKKALTNIETARHDDDPVSEIIELMAQSS
- the NKP2 gene encoding Nkp2p (ancestral locus Anc_4.132); this encodes MSSREVLSQYLLGNQLTSQITLEEFQKIASKSLGYETSAVVSKEKMEEWYEAYQERDRIERESIKSRVDQFLKRIERDELCKLETSQLKESFTLEELVDNLYTVDQVLDSKLEALNSSFEATADVFGQFSDILAKANQRNREWDEDLVDRLAEYRKMLQTETNLE
- the TAD3 gene encoding Tad3p (ancestral locus Anc_4.133) yields the protein MVKKALNPLKIDYEKCIIEDRLLQIRSKQNWNEPDLARVWTIEIEARSSKPIIDFIRRRLQPDDPLTFTHIKRIRKKAGDPKKLVIIICSYDLFNSRSLVYSVLAESNVLFENLSDENEVPRQGAPTKELMLEWSRKYWPLTWCGNPNDQILNDYTFDMSHINKMLGSISDLAQLEADKGNKVPIVTAFVNPQEKDNPIYAIDRRTENKCTSLDHSIMTGIKLVAEKEKMSDAPSGTGAYLCLNYDVYTTHEPCSMCSMALIHSRIKRCIFLQPMQVTGCLKSSSGDAYSMHDNHLLNSKYEVFQWLGDEYKSPGVDAETCC
- the EST2 gene encoding telomerase reverse transcriptase (ancestral locus Anc_4.134) gives rise to the protein MKCLESYLKDDLKIDFASLQGQETYACKHFNGLSELLLRCYVYPNERQLPLPAFSEADNHSFVVDQCISFLLSQKFYSNLLTYGYRMGSNQNIGSALHCVDVNSCVAVIKSVPWQLFRDVFGTQQFANLIVNHSLFLYNEEYFSQVSGDRINSSYCLPPSRLGKLEDRLNDFDAPFKVASFLYKNSFGFKHKRILPSRKGYLFLRESLTQGCPVRISGIIVRQMDAALLRLLRRHHGGIKYLQIFNNLCPKPKSNNHLDAQTPTDHVLRFLIVVLEKLVTDELFGSKRNKAAVFKYVSKILKLPIRGSLYIEEIAACLKVKDFQVFRPPSSLFSRHDFEAANFLMRSFVSWLFKTVIPAIISTFFYCTEISSFTTTLFFRQDIWNEMSLPFLQNYLDNFMVENTKCRNHESYTLSKFNHHKVRIIPKKSKGEFRVIAIPMKGADSEEFKDFQQNFRNVICPVQCVLEFLRSRRKTHFGKLYSVNQIGTHLGKFKASLLNKYGEVPKLHYLKFDINSCYDFIPREKVLSVIRKALMNDCGFFVRSQSYYDTRKGILRIRNVVNGCRKPKKEEVYIDNVRTFFVSADDLIHTVMTELFQSALSFNGKCYLRKTGLFQGTSLSALLVDLVYDELLEHYDIFHSSKEDDTIVLRLADDFLVLSTSGSRIARAREEVLNGFTEFNAEVKRSKLISSVSKELNQKLSFCALDINIRTLEISKSAGSLVVSDIQKTTTGKLYKKLLNMFEAKLSYGTASLLINSPATILNQLELIASNIAESLVRSFKKKEVKSASFSIFFERVTAAAIRSYREFGNDDVFILQIQIAIANGFLAMLSKRCVKFQDIVKFLQCYSVELLRTKISNR